The Fusarium fujikuroi IMI 58289 draft genome, chromosome FFUJ_chr05 DNA segment CTGTCACCACTACTGCTTTGGCTATGGTCAGTCTATCTTGTAGAAGCAAGTTGTGTATAATAAGAAGGGTTATAGTCAAGCAAAAGTTAAAAGTTCTACTGAGAAAATAACTGAGATCATAACCTAACGAGGAAATAGGGTCAGAGATGGGTTATGTCACTCCTTTGATGGTTGTCTGGTTTCATTCTGCTAGTGATTCTTAGATAGGCGAATTATATAATCTCCAGTTGGACCCAATCGCTATCAACATGAATAGCCTCCCCATGCATAACACCATGAACATAAGTCTCGCCGATCAAACAGTACTGTGGACCCTTACTTCGCATAACCAGCGGCGTGGGACATCCGGAAACAACCCAGATTTCATCATCCACCATCGTAGACTCGAAAACACAGGCAAAATAACCTCCTTCCATTAACGCTGGCCGCCGGTTGAATAGAGTAGTACTGAGCAAGGAAGTCATAAACAccaagttcttcttctttgattCTAGCCAAGCCATTCGCTGTTCGTATGCCCATAGTTTATCGTCTACGGTTTCGGGCAGGAAACCAAACCCACTGCAGAATGAGGCTAAGTACTTCCTCGTAGGGAAGGGACTTTGTTTCGGATGCTTGGCTTCTAGGGTATCCATAGCCTCCAAAGTCTGCAGAAaggccttgacagcatcgGTTCCTCCGGATTGGAACTCATCGCTGATTCTTTTAGCCATGATCATGAGTACCATATCTTGGAAATGTTTGGTCGTGGGAAGCTTGGCTGGGCGGTCGGATAAGTCCTGATCAAACACCAATGTTCGCCAGAATGCCTCCGCGAAGGGCTGGTTCGTGAAGGGGTATGTCTGCTCTGCGTCGACTAACATCGAAGCGCACTGAGCGAAGTTACCAGCGGAAACCATGGGTTTCAAAGACTCGCCCATAGCTTTAACGCGACCCAAGAGGAAGCCGCGAGTATGTAGAACCTTGTCGTCTATATGGAAGTCGACACCATACCTGGCTGAATCTATAGATTTCGACGCATCGAACTTACCCAAAGACTTAAAGTTTGGTCCAGCCATTGGGTTCAACGCCATTCTCGGGGGGTAATCTGGGACCCAGGACGGTAGACCTGTGGTCTCACGTAGAGCTGGGTCCTTGACAACACCCAGAAGAGCCAAACTCCCAGTCGCCTGCAGGATCTCCGTCGCCGCATTATAAAGCACAGTGGCTGTATCGAGACGATAATTCGGCTGGAGTCTCTGGGGAATGCTGTGAAGACCGTGAATGCTGACAACGCGACTGATTATACCTGCCAGTCCGTATATTGTATCGCGACGATCTCCGCAACCAAAACCGACCAGCCACATGAGcagcttgagaagaacaacGCCGACTATGCTCTCCTTTGTTTGACCGACAGCCATGGTATTCTCGACAATTCCAGCTGTAAAGTCGACTAAAGGTAAAACATCCCTCCACTCACTGTGGTCGCCTTTACACCATTCACGGACTACTTGAGTCCTCCCAGTCTGCATGAGATGCATATCTTCCAACACACGCACGTCTTTCCCTCCCGAGCCCAGTAGGTTGCCAATTCCCACGAGCAAGCCAGTTAGGTGCAAGAATAACGCGGTCGACCCGATTTTGTCAAACGGGACACTCATTTCATTACAAATGATATCGATCTGTCCCGCTAGAGCCACTTCCTGAATCACCCACTGTCTCCCAAACCAGCGGCAGCTAAAGAGCGTAACTAATGCATCGGCTTCGTCAAAGCTCAACGGGTCAAGTCCATAGGCCTCTTTCATTTCTTCCAGGTGATGGGTGTGGGGATATTTCTGCCCACGAACGATGGCTTTGCAAGCTGTGGACGCGACACAAGCTATGCGTTCTGCAACTTGGAGCCCTAGCTCAAGCTTAGCAAAGGGTTTTCCCAGCCAGATAACCACATGGTTGGCACCTCCGAAGATTCGATCCATGATGCCCACTTGAAGTTTGCCCTCCTGTGGATTGTTTTGGTTAATGCAGAGGGCGTCAATCCAGAAGAGCATCTGAGGATAAGAATGGTGGAGCTGGAAGAGAGCATCGTAAAGATTCGGTTTGACAGCGAATCTGGACCCGTTAAGGAGAATATGGCGTACGTCAGTGTCTGCGTAGAATACAGGATCATCCATATTGGGGGGGTTCCATGTATAAGAGAGTGCGTAGTATTCCGGACTGGTAGGACTGGAAATCTTGTGTTCGTTGAGGGTAAGAGAGAGTCGCTGATTGGAGTCAATGATAACAGAGACGAGACGGAAAGACTCGGTGCCAATAGACTGCGGATACATCTTGGGCTGTTACTCTTTCTGACACATCAACGATAATGACCCTCAGTCCTCTTGTAACAAACTGTGCAAGACATACAAAGGGAAGCTGTGAAGACCATGATGCCGAGTTTGCAAAGAGGGGTACTGAATCGTCAGCCGCACTGCATTGTCAGCCGCACCTCgattctgactctgactaTTGGCTCCGGAACTTCCCGCAACGATTATTCACTGCTGGACACGCGCGCCTGTTTGGTTGTCTATCTGACTGCAGACTGCTATCTGCACTATAGTCTTATTCTATTGCCATTAATCGGAGTTTGGATCAAGGGGTCTCCTAGATTATTCGAATAAAAGGATTTTACCTGGCGGACTTGTAAACGCAGTGAAGTTACGGAATTCGCGGTGGCGTGCGCCAACAGATAGCGGCTGAAATCCAGCACAGATCATATACCTCAATCGACTATCTCATTATTACACAGAGACCGTTATAGCTTTGCGTTTTTAGTATTCAGAGGGCTTTTACTTTAACTCATTATTTCTTAAGTAGATTTCCGATCTTCTGAGCGTCTTCAAAGCATGTATCTGGAGATATGCTCTGGCTTTGGATAAGCTCAACCCGAGGGCCTTGGTAGTGCTGTTTTGCAAATATGAACCAATTCGATACCGAGAACAGCAAGAGAACCAACAAAACGACACTGGCGTAGTCTTGTCTCCTATTAGTATGGTATCCAAAAGGGTATTAGGTACCATGAGGGGACTTACTCATGGACAGGGCTGATACGGGGAGGGAGCTGGGGAACACAAAAAACACAAGTTCGATAACAGCCGCAATAATAGTTCCAAAGTTGCAAATCCATCCAACAGGATCCGGAACTCGAAATCCACGGCATTGAGGAAGAAAGGTTGAGCTACGCTTCTGGTAGATCAGTAGGGCAGCCGGTAAAGCAAATGAGATCATTTGCAAGAGGAGGAATGAGCCAACAAGAGCATTGAAGGCTGCGGTAGAAGCCAAAAACAAGCACCCACAAAAGAATACCAGCACGGTGTTGAGTACAAGTGCATTGGAAGGGATCTCCCTGAGCTTTGGTGAGAGTTGAGAGAGGTGGTGTGAGAGGTAGAGTCCACGGTCTTTGGCGAATGCCCATATCAGGCGAGATGTCGTTTgctggatggcgatgagtACAAAGATAACGATGACCGTCAGCGAAACGAGAAAAGTCACTCCAGCAGCATCTGATCGCGTTGCGGCACGCCAAAGCTCAAAAATGGGCATTCTGTTAAGGTCAGTCATGAATCTCCACGGCTGATAGGTATACTTACGTAGCCGTAAGGAGGCCTTCCAGATCAGAGATACAGTACGCCATGGAAACAGCGAATGTGAACGCTGTGAGAAAGCCAATGCCTATTGTTGCCATAAGAGCGCGCGGAACCGTCTGCGACGCATTCAAGGTctcctcggcaagatgcagGGCAGCGTCCAGACCGCCGTACATGTAGCAGGGCGTTACCAAGCTGGTCATAAATGCAACGCCAT contains these protein-coding regions:
- a CDS encoding related to heterokaryon incompatibility protein (het-6OR allele), with protein sequence MYPQSIGTESFRLVSVIIDSNQRLSLTLNEHKISSPTSPEYYALSYTWNPPNMDDPVFYADTDVRHILLNGSRFAVKPNLYDALFQLHHSYPQMLFWIDALCINQNNPQEGKLQVGIMDRIFGGANHVVIWLGKPFAKLELGLQVAERIACVASTACKAIVRGQKYPHTHHLEEMKEAYGLDPLSFDEADALVTLFSCRWFGRQWVIQEVALAGQIDIICNEMSVPFDKIGSTALFLHLTGLLVGIGNLLGSGGKDVRVLEDMHLMQTGRTQVVREWCKGDHSEWRDVLPLVDFTAGIVENTMAVGQTKESIVGVVLLKLLMWLVGFGCGDRRDTIYGLAGIISRVVSIHGLHSIPQRLQPNYRLDTATVLYNAATEILQATGSLALLGVVKDPALRETTGLPSWVPDYPPRMALNPMAGPNFKSLGKFDASKSIDSARYGVDFHIDDKVLHTRGFLLGRVKAMGESLKPMVSAGNFAQCASMLVDAEQTYPFTNQPFAEAFWRTLVFDQDLSDRPAKLPTTKHFQDMVLMIMAKRISDEFQSGGTDAVKAFLQTLEAMDTLEAKHPKQSPFPTRKYLASFCSGFGFLPETVDDKLWAYEQRMAWLESKKKNLVFMTSLLSTTLFNRRPALMEGGYFACVFESTMVDDEIWVVSGCPTPLVMRSKGPQYCLIGETYVHGVMHGEAIHVDSDWVQLEII
- a CDS encoding related to HNM1-Choline permease produces the protein MTNDNQKPESSTDVSAADISPVRRDIGPLRIIAIAFNIPNSWVAIAASLSTALAAGSTVSLIYGTFVSCVFYACAAVTLAELASVYPTAGGQYHFTSILAPERYNRQFSYICGMISTLSWTINAASVALIGSQLLVCFPQFLNGYEPERWHLFLIYQGLNLFSLFYNLFLLKRTNWIHDCAFVLTLSTFFVTCITCLARSKKQSSDWVWTNFETMTGWNDGVAFMTSLVTPCYMYGGLDAALHLAEETLNASQTVPRALMATIGIGFLTAFTFAVSMAYCISDLEGLLTATMPIFELWRAATRSDAAGVTFLVSLTVIVIFVLIAIQQTTSRLIWAFAKDRGLYLSHHLSQLSPKLREIPSNALVLNTVLVFFCGCLFLASTAAFNALVGSFLLLQMISFALPAALLIYQKRSSTFLPQCRGFRVPDPVGWICNFGTIIAAVIELVFFVFPSSLPVSALSMNYASVVLLVLLLFSVSNWFIFAKQHYQGPRVELIQSQSISPDTCFEDAQKIGNLLKK